The following are from one region of the Procambarus clarkii isolate CNS0578487 chromosome 52, FALCON_Pclarkii_2.0, whole genome shotgun sequence genome:
- the LOC123763517 gene encoding BTB/POZ domain-containing protein KCTD9-like has product MESCNMEPCNMEPCNMEPCNMEPCNMEPCNVEPCNMEPCNMEPCNMEPCNMEPCNMEPCNMEPCNMEPCNMEPCNMGPCNMELCNMEPCNMEPCNMEPCSIEPCNMEPCNMEPCNMEPCNMEPSNMEPCNMEPCNMEPCNIEKCNIERFNIEQCNSQQINTRLGACG; this is encoded by the coding sequence ATGGAGTCGTGCAACATGGAGCCGTGCAACATGGAGCCGTGCAACATGGAACCGTGCAACATGGAGCCGTGCAACATGGAGCCGTGCAACGTGGAACCGTGCAACATGGAGCCGTGCAACATGGAACCGTGCAACATGGAACCGTGCAACATGGAACCGTGCAACATGGAGCCGTGCAACATGGAACCGTGCAACATGGAACCGTGCAACATGGAACCGTGCAACATGGGGCCGTGCAACATGGAGCTGTGCAACATGGAACCGTGCAACATGGAGCCGTGCAACATGGAGCCGTGCAGCATAGAGCCGTGCAACATGGAACCGTGCAACATGGAGCCGTGCAACATGGAACCGTGCAACATGGAACCGAGCAACATGGAGCCGTGCAACATGGAACCGTGCAACATGGAGCCGTGCAATATAGAGAAGTGCAACATAGAGCGGTTTAACATAGAGCAGTGCAACTCACAACAGATCAACACAAGATtgggggcctgtggctga